A single window of Caldicellulosiruptor bescii DSM 6725 DNA harbors:
- the yabQ gene encoding spore cortex biosynthesis protein YabQ — protein MVKVQKKDCFRDYLNERRERLPKSIFSQISDFTSCFFLGFAVGIVFDSFFFKRILKRRTREILFFISSILSTAVLIAGLMFINFYTLKWYTFLSVACGIYVYKNTISPLYKGFLKKVNKVLSFNKR, from the coding sequence ATGGTGAAAGTACAAAAAAAGGACTGTTTTCGCGACTATTTAAATGAGAGGAGAGAAAGATTGCCAAAAAGCATATTTAGTCAAATTTCTGATTTTACAAGCTGTTTTTTTCTTGGGTTTGCAGTAGGAATTGTATTTGATTCATTCTTTTTTAAAAGAATATTGAAGCGCCGAACCAGAGAAATCTTATTTTTTATATCTTCAATTTTGTCCACAGCAGTATTAATAGCAGGTCTTATGTTTATAAATTTTTATACTCTTAAATGGTACACCTTTTTATCAGTAGCTTGCGGTATTTATGTTTATAAAAATACAATTTCGCCTCTTTATAAAGGATTTTTAAAAAAGGTGAACAAAGTTTTATCTTTTAATAAAAGATGA
- a CDS encoding FtsB family cell division protein translates to MKKLFKVLKRIFVLIFVIAFFVYSATTVFKQQMILKQVKAQQREVISQIEKVKKENEYLRRLAQYVGTKDYIQQVAREKLGLVGKDEIVFIDKNKKKKE, encoded by the coding sequence GTGAAAAAATTATTTAAAGTTCTCAAGAGAATTTTTGTGCTTATATTTGTAATAGCCTTTTTTGTATATTCTGCTACTACAGTTTTTAAGCAGCAAATGATTTTAAAACAGGTAAAGGCTCAGCAGAGGGAAGTTATTTCTCAGATAGAAAAAGTCAAAAAAGAAAATGAATATCTAAGGAGACTTGCGCAGTATGTTGGTACAAAAGACTATATTCAGCAAGTAGCCAGGGAAAAGCTTGGTCTTGTTGGCAAGGATGAGATTGTGTTCATAGATAAAAACAAAAAGAAAAAGGAGTAG
- a CDS encoding S1 RNA-binding domain-containing protein yields the protein MSIKRGQILEGIVKGITQFGAFVELPSGKVGLVHISEVADEYVEDIKKYLKENQTVKVKVINVKEDGKISLSIKRVNETTKRENEKKRSKDDFEAKLSKFLKDSNQKLSEYNKRYDGKRR from the coding sequence GTGTCAATCAAAAGAGGTCAAATATTAGAAGGTATTGTAAAGGGCATAACACAGTTTGGTGCGTTTGTTGAGCTTCCAAGTGGGAAAGTTGGGCTTGTTCATATCTCAGAAGTGGCAGACGAGTATGTTGAAGATATTAAAAAGTATTTGAAAGAAAATCAAACTGTTAAAGTAAAGGTTATTAATGTAAAAGAAGATGGTAAAATTAGTCTGTCAATAAAGAGAGTAAATGAAACAACGAAAAGAGAAAATGAAAAAAAGAGGTCTAAAGATGATTTTGAAGCAAAACTTTCAAAGTTTTTAAAAGATAGTAATCAAAAGCTTAGCGAGTATAATAAACGATATGACGGAAAAAGAAGATAA
- a CDS encoding redox-sensing transcriptional repressor Rex, protein MFKKKNISLAVIRRLPRYLRYVEDLLNHDVLRISSSELSQRMGYTASQVRQDFNNFGGFGQQGYGYSTQVLYENLVKILGLDRNFKMVIVGVGNLGQALANYANFYKKGFRLIGLFDIDPQKVGKTIRDIKIEHIDKLKDFIKKNDVDIGVLCVPADVAQEVADIMVEGGIKGIWNFTAKEIEVKGDVVVENVHLIDSLMVLSYKLNEKLLEKERIK, encoded by the coding sequence TTGTTCAAAAAAAAGAACATCTCACTTGCGGTTATAAGAAGGTTGCCGAGGTATCTTCGGTATGTTGAAGACCTTTTAAACCATGATGTTTTGAGAATATCATCATCAGAACTAAGCCAGAGAATGGGTTATACAGCCTCTCAGGTAAGGCAAGATTTTAACAATTTTGGCGGGTTTGGTCAGCAAGGATATGGTTACAGCACACAGGTTCTTTATGAGAATCTTGTAAAAATTTTGGGGCTTGACAGAAATTTTAAAATGGTTATTGTGGGAGTAGGTAACCTTGGACAGGCATTGGCAAATTATGCTAACTTTTATAAAAAGGGTTTCAGGCTCATCGGGCTATTTGACATTGACCCCCAAAAGGTAGGGAAAACTATCCGCGATATAAAGATTGAACATATTGACAAGCTTAAAGATTTTATCAAAAAGAATGATGTTGACATAGGTGTTCTGTGTGTGCCAGCAGATGTTGCACAAGAGGTTGCAGATATAATGGTTGAAGGTGGGATTAAGGGTATTTGGAATTTTACTGCAAAAGAGATTGAAGTAAAAGGTGATGTGGTTGTTGAGAATGTACATCTGATTGACAGTCTGATGGTACTATCGTACAAGCTAAATGAAAAACTTCTTGAAAAAGAGAGAATAAAGTAA
- the thrC gene encoding threonine synthase, whose protein sequence is MRYVSTRGNKEVKAKEAIYRGIAEDGGLYTPVFIPHLDLSKIKSIESYANLAKYIFELYLTDFTNEEIIDCIDKSYSNGKFDTKDVVVLKKLDSSLFALELWHGPTYAFKDVALQVLPHLLLKSMPSFYKQALILVATSGDTGKAALEGFKDVDRTKIVVFYPSEGVSEVQKRQMTTQEGRNTFVAGIKGNFDDAQSGVKEIFTSKKCIDEIENLGFFFTSANSINFGRLLPQIVYYIWSYLVLLKAGDISEGEKINFVVPTGNFGNILAGFIAKLMGVPINKLIVASNINSVVADFVRTGLYDRRREFYKTISPSMDILVASNLERLLYLITKESERVKKYMMDLKSEGYFKVEEEVLKEIQESFWGDFSTDDQTRSSIKIIYREYDYLIDPHSAVGFDVYRKYQKQTFDSTKTVVLQTANPYKFAKDVLNALFDGEYNNIDPFEAVEILYAKTGVEVPEGIKSLLAKPILHPDVIEKNKMFDFILEKIRDN, encoded by the coding sequence ATGCGTTATGTAAGTACAAGAGGTAATAAAGAGGTTAAAGCAAAAGAGGCTATTTACAGGGGGATAGCCGAGGATGGGGGACTTTACACCCCTGTTTTCATACCTCATCTTGACTTAAGTAAGATAAAAAGTATAGAATCTTACGCAAATCTTGCAAAATATATATTTGAGCTCTATCTTACTGATTTTACAAATGAAGAGATTATTGATTGCATTGACAAGTCATATAGTAATGGCAAGTTTGACACAAAAGATGTTGTTGTTTTAAAAAAGCTTGACAGTAGCCTTTTTGCACTTGAACTTTGGCACGGTCCGACATACGCTTTCAAAGATGTTGCTTTACAGGTGCTACCTCATCTTTTACTAAAATCAATGCCAAGTTTTTACAAACAGGCACTCATACTTGTTGCAACGTCAGGCGATACTGGCAAGGCTGCCTTGGAAGGGTTTAAGGATGTTGATAGAACAAAGATAGTTGTGTTTTATCCATCTGAGGGTGTGTCAGAGGTTCAGAAAAGACAGATGACAACTCAGGAAGGCAGAAACACTTTTGTTGCTGGGATAAAAGGCAATTTTGACGATGCCCAATCTGGCGTGAAAGAGATTTTCACAAGCAAAAAATGCATAGATGAAATTGAAAATCTGGGGTTTTTCTTTACGTCTGCGAACTCAATAAATTTTGGTAGGCTTCTTCCACAGATTGTATACTATATCTGGAGCTATCTGGTGCTTTTAAAAGCTGGTGATATATCTGAAGGTGAAAAGATAAACTTTGTTGTTCCGACAGGCAATTTTGGCAATATATTGGCAGGTTTTATTGCTAAACTTATGGGAGTTCCTATAAATAAGTTGATTGTTGCTTCAAACATAAACAGTGTGGTTGCTGATTTTGTCAGGACAGGCTTATATGATAGAAGAAGAGAGTTTTACAAAACAATTTCACCTTCAATGGATATTCTTGTTGCAAGTAATTTAGAAAGGTTATTATATTTAATAACAAAAGAATCAGAAAGAGTAAAAAAATACATGATGGATTTAAAAAGTGAGGGGTATTTCAAAGTTGAAGAAGAAGTTTTAAAAGAGATTCAGGAAAGTTTCTGGGGTGATTTTTCCACAGATGACCAGACAAGAAGTAGTATAAAGATTATTTACCGCGAGTATGACTATCTTATTGACCCGCATTCTGCTGTTGGGTTTGATGTTTACAGAAAATACCAGAAGCAGACGTTTGATAGTACAAAAACGGTTGTACTTCAAACTGCAAATCCTTACAAGTTTGCAAAAGATGTTTTGAACGCTTTGTTTGATGGTGAATATAATAATATTGACCCGTTTGAAGCGGTAGAGATTTTGTATGCAAAGACAGGTGTTGAGGTCCCAGAAGGGATTAAAAGTCTTCTTGCAAAACCGATTTTGCATCCTGATGTGATAGAAAAAAACAAGATGTTTGATTTTATATTAGAGAAAATAAGAGATAATTGA
- a CDS encoding magnesium transporter has product MPNVTSFYLSRVIGNKVFSEEKKVVGRLLDLVVDASYIRPKVIAAKVKSGGQTQIVDFSFFIIYKEKGQYVIETRNLKPIDVKKEDTIMLVRHILDKQIVDMNGRKVVRVNDIRLAVLSTGVYVIAVDIGLEGLLRRLGLAKPLKKVLKPLGKNIPSRLILWDDVQPLASPRLDLKLSTTYSKLATLHPSDLADIIEELDKKTQAYIFSTLDEEKAADVLEELEVEAQRNVLESLPVEKAADVLEKMPADEVADILDEIKEERAEELLNEMEKEASEEVKELMEYPENSVGAIMTTDFIAFKTHFTVEQTIEELRRLKPEPDEIYYLYVVDNDERLCGVVSLRDLVISEPQTPLYEIMNRDVVCVKDTDNVNSLVEIISKYSLLAVPVVNESKKLIGVVIINDIVYELLKMKRKLLL; this is encoded by the coding sequence ATGCCAAACGTCACAAGCTTTTATCTTAGCAGAGTAATCGGCAACAAGGTCTTTTCAGAAGAAAAGAAGGTTGTGGGAAGGCTTTTAGACTTGGTTGTTGATGCAAGTTATATAAGACCCAAAGTAATTGCTGCAAAGGTAAAAAGTGGCGGTCAAACTCAAATTGTTGATTTTTCGTTTTTCATAATCTACAAGGAAAAAGGGCAATACGTGATTGAAACAAGGAACTTAAAGCCAATCGATGTGAAAAAAGAAGATACCATTATGCTTGTTCGTCATATACTTGACAAGCAGATTGTTGATATGAACGGCAGAAAGGTTGTGAGGGTAAATGATATAAGACTTGCAGTACTTTCTACAGGTGTTTATGTAATAGCTGTAGATATTGGTCTTGAAGGACTTTTGAGAAGGCTTGGTCTTGCAAAGCCCCTGAAAAAAGTCTTAAAACCGCTTGGTAAAAACATTCCTTCGCGGCTTATTTTATGGGACGATGTACAGCCGCTTGCATCGCCAAGGCTTGATTTAAAGCTTTCAACCACATATTCAAAGCTTGCCACCTTGCATCCTTCGGATTTGGCAGACATCATTGAAGAACTTGACAAAAAGACGCAAGCTTATATATTTTCGACTCTGGATGAGGAAAAGGCTGCAGATGTTTTGGAAGAGCTTGAGGTTGAAGCACAGAGAAATGTTTTAGAGAGTCTTCCTGTTGAAAAGGCAGCGGATGTACTTGAGAAAATGCCGGCTGATGAGGTTGCAGATATTTTAGACGAGATAAAAGAGGAAAGAGCAGAAGAGCTTCTAAACGAAATGGAAAAGGAAGCATCAGAAGAAGTCAAAGAACTTATGGAATATCCAGAAAACAGTGTTGGTGCAATAATGACAACTGATTTTATCGCGTTCAAGACACATTTCACAGTTGAGCAGACAATAGAGGAGCTAAGACGCTTGAAACCTGAACCAGACGAGATTTATTACCTGTATGTTGTTGACAATGATGAAAGGCTTTGCGGAGTTGTATCTTTGCGCGACTTGGTAATCTCTGAGCCTCAAACACCACTTTATGAGATAATGAACAGGGATGTGGTTTGTGTAAAGGATACTGATAATGTTAATTCTCTTGTTGAGATTATTTCAAAATATAGTCTTCTTGCTGTGCCTGTTGTGAATGAGAGCAAAAAACTTATAGGAGTTGTCATTATAAACGACATTGTATACGAACTGTTGAAGATGAAAAGGAAACTGTTGCTGTAG
- a CDS encoding Nramp family divalent metal transporter: protein MAQTTRSTRLRNILLILSVIGPGLVTATADNDASGIATYAMVGSMFGYKMLWGLFLITISLAVIQEMAARMGVVTGKGLSDLIRENFGVKMTFFAMVTLLIANFTTTVGEFAGIAASLEIFGISKYISVPLTAIFVWYIINKGSYKKTEKFFLGLMVIYISYIISGFLAKPDWKEVFKNTFVPSFSFEPSFVLIFIAMIGTTITPWMQFYLQSSVVDKGVDVKNLKYQRWDVFLGAFWTDFIAFFIVVATAATLYKHGINIETAEDAAKALEPFAGKYASSLFAIGLFGASLLGAHILPLSTAYAITEAFGFENGLDKKFKEAPVFYGIILLFIVIGAGIILLPNIPLIKLMIIAQEINGILLPIILIYMLKLTNDKEIMGEYVNSKLFNVIAWVTVVFIIILTLILLVQPFLNI, encoded by the coding sequence ATGGCACAGACAACGAGAAGTACCAGACTAAGAAATATTCTTTTAATTTTAAGTGTAATTGGGCCAGGACTTGTGACTGCAACAGCTGACAATGATGCATCGGGTATTGCAACATATGCAATGGTAGGTTCCATGTTTGGTTACAAGATGCTGTGGGGACTTTTTCTGATAACTATAAGCTTGGCAGTAATTCAAGAAATGGCAGCACGAATGGGTGTTGTAACTGGCAAGGGACTTTCTGACCTTATTAGGGAAAACTTTGGTGTGAAAATGACATTTTTTGCAATGGTGACCCTTTTGATTGCCAACTTTACAACAACAGTTGGAGAGTTTGCAGGAATTGCAGCAAGCCTTGAAATATTTGGTATATCAAAATATATCTCTGTTCCTCTTACTGCTATTTTTGTTTGGTATATTATTAACAAAGGGTCATATAAAAAAACTGAAAAGTTCTTTTTAGGTCTTATGGTAATTTATATCAGCTATATAATTTCAGGATTTTTAGCTAAACCAGACTGGAAAGAGGTGTTCAAAAACACATTTGTACCTTCATTTAGTTTTGAGCCCAGTTTTGTATTGATATTTATTGCTATGATAGGTACCACGATAACGCCATGGATGCAGTTTTACTTGCAGTCCTCTGTTGTGGATAAAGGAGTTGATGTTAAGAACCTTAAGTACCAGCGATGGGATGTCTTTTTGGGAGCTTTCTGGACAGACTTTATTGCGTTTTTCATAGTTGTTGCAACAGCAGCTACACTTTACAAGCATGGCATTAACATTGAAACAGCAGAAGATGCAGCAAAGGCTCTTGAGCCATTTGCAGGAAAATATGCATCAAGTCTTTTTGCGATAGGGCTTTTTGGTGCATCACTTTTAGGTGCACATATTCTGCCACTTTCAACAGCGTATGCTATAACTGAGGCGTTTGGTTTTGAAAATGGACTTGACAAGAAGTTCAAAGAAGCACCTGTATTTTATGGAATAATACTTCTTTTTATTGTAATAGGTGCGGGAATAATTTTACTTCCGAATATACCACTAATTAAACTTATGATAATAGCTCAGGAGATAAATGGAATTTTGCTTCCAATAATTCTCATTTACATGCTCAAGCTTACAAACGACAAAGAAATCATGGGTGAGTATGTGAATTCAAAACTATTTAATGTAATTGCATGGGTGACAGTTGTGTTCATAATAATTTTAACATTGATTTTGCTTGTACAGCCATTTTTGAATATATAG
- the greA gene encoding transcription elongation factor GreA: protein MDTAKYQLSREAYEKYLKELENLKTVKRKEVAEKIKVARSFGDLSENSEYDEAKAEQAALEERIAYLEQLINNAKIIDKDEVSTDFVGIGTNVKIQNLDTGDIFEYSIVGSKEADPLNFKISDESPVGKALMGKKVGDVVEVSVPAGKFRYKILEISK, encoded by the coding sequence ATGGATACAGCAAAATATCAACTTTCTCGTGAAGCATATGAAAAATACTTAAAAGAACTTGAAAATTTAAAGACAGTTAAGAGGAAAGAGGTTGCAGAAAAGATAAAGGTTGCTCGTTCATTTGGTGACCTTTCAGAAAACTCTGAGTATGATGAGGCAAAGGCCGAACAAGCAGCTTTAGAAGAAAGAATTGCGTATTTAGAACAACTCATCAATAATGCTAAGATTATTGATAAAGATGAAGTTTCAACTGATTTTGTTGGAATTGGTACAAACGTAAAAATTCAGAATTTAGATACTGGGGATATATTTGAATATTCAATAGTTGGCTCAAAGGAAGCAGATCCTCTGAACTTTAAGATTTCTGATGAGTCACCTGTTGGAAAAGCTTTAATGGGCAAGAAAGTTGGAGATGTTGTTGAGGTGAGTGTACCTGCAGGGAAGTTTAGATATAAGATACTTGAGATATCAAAATAA
- the lysS gene encoding lysine--tRNA ligase — translation MGMQDFEFTQEELNEQIQNRIKKLKELQKNKYNPYEKVKYDPTHYSTDIKENFEVFEGKFVCVAGRMLSKRGHGKASFVDILDTKGKIQIYIKIDEVGEEKYEEFKEYYDIGDIIGVKGEVFKTHKGEISVKAKEIEMLTKCLRPLPEKWHGLKDVDTRYRKRYLDLIVNPQVRDTFIKRSLIIRSIRKFLDDRGFLEVETPVLSPVAGGAAARPFITHHNALDIDLYLRIATELHLKRLIVGGFDKVYELGRVFRNEGISIKHNPEFTTIEIYQAYADYKDMMDLTEKLITTVAQEVLGTLKITYQGQEIDLTAPWQRLTMVEAIKKYVGVDFENVTSLDEARKIAKDLGIEVEENWQIGHIINEIFEKKVEDFLVQPTFIMDYPVEVSPLAKRKKDNPQFTERFELFITCREIANAFSELNDPFDQKERFLEQLKERQRGNQEAHMMDEDFIEALEYGMPPTGGLGIGIDRLVMLLTDSYSIRDVLLFPTMRPKD, via the coding sequence ATGGGGATGCAGGATTTTGAGTTTACTCAGGAAGAGCTAAACGAGCAGATACAAAACAGGATAAAAAAGCTAAAAGAACTTCAGAAGAATAAATACAATCCATATGAAAAGGTAAAATATGACCCGACACATTATTCTACTGATATTAAAGAGAACTTTGAAGTATTTGAAGGCAAGTTTGTCTGTGTTGCAGGAAGAATGCTTTCAAAAAGAGGTCATGGCAAGGCTTCGTTTGTGGATATTTTAGATACAAAAGGCAAAATCCAGATATATATAAAAATTGATGAAGTTGGAGAAGAAAAGTACGAGGAGTTCAAAGAATATTATGATATTGGAGATATAATAGGGGTAAAGGGAGAGGTTTTCAAGACTCACAAGGGCGAAATTTCGGTAAAGGCGAAAGAGATTGAGATGCTTACCAAGTGTTTGCGACCACTTCCTGAAAAGTGGCATGGGCTCAAGGATGTTGATACAAGATATAGAAAAAGGTATCTTGACCTGATTGTAAATCCTCAGGTTCGGGATACTTTTATCAAAAGAAGTTTAATAATCCGTTCAATACGCAAGTTTTTAGATGACAGGGGATTTTTGGAGGTTGAAACTCCTGTTTTGAGTCCTGTTGCAGGTGGTGCTGCTGCAAGACCTTTTATTACCCATCACAATGCTTTGGACATTGACCTTTATTTGAGAATTGCAACAGAGCTCCACTTAAAAAGACTTATAGTTGGTGGGTTTGATAAGGTATATGAGCTTGGTCGAGTGTTTAGAAATGAAGGTATTTCAATAAAACACAACCCTGAATTTACAACCATTGAGATTTACCAGGCGTATGCTGACTATAAGGACATGATGGATTTAACAGAAAAGCTTATCACAACGGTTGCACAAGAGGTTTTAGGTACATTAAAAATAACATATCAAGGGCAGGAAATTGACCTGACAGCGCCATGGCAAAGGCTTACCATGGTTGAAGCAATCAAAAAGTATGTTGGCGTAGATTTTGAAAATGTTACTTCTTTGGATGAAGCAAGAAAAATTGCAAAGGACCTTGGGATTGAGGTTGAGGAAAACTGGCAGATAGGTCATATCATAAATGAAATATTTGAAAAGAAAGTTGAGGATTTTCTGGTTCAGCCCACGTTCATAATGGACTATCCAGTTGAAGTTTCACCACTTGCAAAGCGTAAGAAAGACAATCCTCAGTTTACTGAGAGGTTTGAGCTTTTTATTACTTGTAGGGAAATTGCGAATGCATTTTCAGAGCTCAACGATCCGTTTGATCAGAAAGAGAGATTTTTAGAGCAGCTCAAGGAAAGGCAGAGAGGCAATCAAGAAGCCCACATGATGGATGAGGATTTTATAGAAGCGCTTGAGTACGGTATGCCACCGACAGGCGGGCTTGGAATAGGAATTGACAGGCTGGTTATGCTTTTAACAGATTCGTATTCAATCAGAGATGTGTTACTTTTTCCAACAATGCGACCGAAGGATTAG
- a CDS encoding acyl-CoA dehydratase activase-related protein, with protein sequence MKIAIPHSLLYYYYFPLWDTFFKELGFEVVDTGPTTKDILDKGSKAAVSDICAPIKIFTGHVIEGLKVADYVFVPRFARIKKPEYFCPKFMGLPDIIEGTVQESKGRVISPIINEKNNENISSPKIYEMLTEMFGFSYREIRLAIKRAEEVFERFKALLHSGLSCDKALDSYRTGRWEEDLRSVKKDGNVTIAVLGYVYDVYDSFISMDVIKKLENLGVNIKTFEMVPQEVAYDNLKHYRKRLFWTFSNRVLGAGLHYLKDPEVDGVIHVTAFGCGPDAIVGRFLQYESDVAGKPFTTLRVDEHTGEGHMITRIEAFVDMLKRKKWAKLSEVL encoded by the coding sequence ATGAAAATTGCTATTCCACATTCACTTTTGTATTACTACTACTTTCCTTTATGGGATACATTTTTTAAAGAGCTCGGGTTTGAGGTTGTGGATACAGGCCCAACAACTAAGGATATTCTTGATAAAGGTTCGAAGGCGGCTGTTTCTGACATCTGTGCGCCTATAAAAATATTTACAGGACATGTTATTGAGGGTTTGAAGGTAGCTGATTATGTATTTGTTCCAAGATTTGCGAGGATAAAAAAACCAGAATATTTTTGTCCAAAGTTTATGGGGCTTCCAGACATAATTGAAGGAACGGTACAAGAAAGTAAAGGAAGAGTTATCTCACCCATAATAAATGAAAAAAACAACGAGAATATAAGCTCACCAAAGATTTATGAAATGTTGACAGAAATGTTTGGATTTTCTTACAGGGAGATACGACTTGCGATAAAAAGAGCAGAAGAGGTTTTTGAAAGGTTTAAAGCTCTTTTGCACAGTGGACTTTCTTGCGACAAAGCACTTGATAGCTACAGAACGGGTAGATGGGAAGAGGACTTAAGAAGTGTAAAAAAAGATGGCAATGTGACAATTGCTGTTTTAGGATATGTGTATGATGTGTATGATTCTTTCATAAGCATGGATGTTATAAAAAAGCTTGAAAATTTGGGTGTAAATATAAAAACATTTGAGATGGTACCCCAAGAGGTTGCATATGACAATTTAAAACATTACAGGAAAAGGCTTTTTTGGACTTTTTCAAACAGGGTACTTGGCGCAGGTCTTCATTATCTTAAAGACCCAGAGGTAGATGGTGTAATCCATGTGACAGCTTTTGGGTGTGGACCTGATGCAATTGTCGGAAGGTTTTTGCAATATGAGAGTGATGTTGCAGGGAAGCCATTTACCACTTTGAGAGTAGATGAACATACAGGCGAGGGGCATATGATAACAAGGATAGAAGCCTTTGTTGACATGCTCAAGCGAAAAAAGTGGGCAAAATTGTCGGAGGTATTATAA
- a CDS encoding 2-hydroxyacyl-CoA dehydratase, translating into MKVSFPYMGSAIVYKKLFEFLEHEVIMPPKPTQRTMDLGVKYSPEFACIPLKMVMGTYLEAIEKGAKVLVTSGGHGPCRAGFYGDTHRNILKSLGYDDVELIIFDAPQDNWRAFLRNVQKIRNGVPWHKVINRMYTLYRFVQKLDELEKMVQKIRPYEVNKGQTTQVWNQIQEKFDKIKTRKELYRVYEECKQMLLSIPTRKVDEKDRIRVGIVGEIYVVMESSINFGIEEILGNLGVEVERSLYLFEWINDNLVPWILRPKRFKEIIKKGQRYIKILIGGHAVETVGHIIDFKERGFDGIVHLMPFACLPELVTQSLIPKISKEIDIPILSLPIDEQTGKANMLTRIEAFIDLLRNRKRGKTKEVFIDNIQEHVQEERVVMV; encoded by the coding sequence ATGAAAGTATCATTTCCTTACATGGGCTCTGCCATAGTGTATAAAAAACTTTTTGAGTTTTTGGAACATGAAGTGATAATGCCGCCAAAACCAACACAGAGGACCATGGACCTTGGCGTCAAATACTCACCAGAGTTTGCTTGCATTCCTCTTAAAATGGTCATGGGGACATATTTAGAGGCCATTGAAAAAGGTGCAAAAGTGCTTGTGACATCTGGTGGACATGGTCCATGCAGAGCAGGTTTTTATGGTGACACTCACAGGAACATATTAAAATCTCTTGGCTATGACGATGTTGAGCTTATAATCTTTGATGCTCCACAGGATAACTGGAGGGCATTTTTAAGAAACGTTCAAAAAATCAGAAATGGAGTTCCATGGCACAAGGTTATAAACAGGATGTACACCTTATACAGATTTGTCCAGAAGCTTGATGAGCTTGAAAAGATGGTTCAAAAAATAAGACCATATGAAGTCAACAAAGGTCAGACAACTCAGGTTTGGAATCAAATCCAAGAAAAGTTTGACAAAATAAAGACAAGAAAAGAACTGTATAGAGTTTATGAAGAGTGCAAGCAGATGCTTCTTAGTATCCCAACAAGAAAGGTTGATGAAAAAGACAGAATAAGAGTTGGGATTGTAGGCGAGATTTATGTTGTGATGGAAAGCTCTATTAACTTTGGGATAGAAGAGATTTTGGGCAATCTTGGGGTTGAGGTAGAAAGAAGCTTGTATCTTTTTGAGTGGATAAACGACAATCTGGTTCCATGGATTTTGAGACCAAAGAGGTTTAAAGAGATTATAAAAAAGGGTCAAAGATATATCAAGATTTTAATTGGTGGTCATGCGGTTGAGACTGTGGGACATATTATAGACTTTAAAGAGAGAGGATTTGACGGAATTGTTCATCTTATGCCCTTTGCATGTTTGCCAGAACTTGTAACCCAGAGTTTAATTCCAAAGATATCGAAAGAGATTGATATTCCAATTCTGTCGCTTCCAATAGATGAGCAGACAGGAAAGGCAAATATGCTCACCAGGATAGAAGCTTTCATTGACCTTTTGAGAAATAGGAAAAGAGGAAAAACAAAAGAAGTCTTTATTGACAACATACAAGAACATGTTCAGGAAGAAAGGGTTGTAATGGTATGA